The following is a genomic window from Dehalogenimonas sp. 4OHTPN.
TGCCAGACGCTGCACGCCGGCAATTACGACCCGGGCGGTTTCGCTGAATTCATCTGCATACCGGAGTTAAACGTGCGCCACGGTACCTTCACCTTGCCCAACAACATCAGCTTCGAGGAAGCGGCGATGATCGAGCCCCTGGCCTGCGCCGTCGCCGGGCAAAAGCGCTTAAACGTTGCTGAAGGACAAACTATCCTGGTCATCGGCGCCGGCATCTCCGGCCTGTGCCACATCCGCCTGTCCGTACTCTCCGGAGCGAAAGTCATCGCCTCGGACATCAACCCTGCCCGGTTAGAGAAGGCCTCCCGGATGGGCGCCGCGCATGTTCTGGACGCCGCCGCCTTTTCGACGGACCGGTTGAAAGAACTTAACGGCGGCCGCCTGGCAGACACGGTCATCGTTTGCGCCGGCGCCGAAAAAGCCGCCACCGATGCTTTTGATTCCGTCGACAAGCGCGGGGCAATCCTCTTCTTCGCCGTGCCGCCGCGGCCGCTGGAGCTGCCTTCAGTCCGTTTCTGGCGGGAGGAAATCTCCGTTCTGTTCTCCTACGGCGCCGCCACGGCTGAAATCAAGGAGGCGTTGGATCTCATCGCCGGCGGGCGTTTCGCCGCCCGGGACATGATCAGCCATGTCCTGCCGCTGTCCCGGATAACCGAGGGCTTCAAACTGGTAGCCGAGGCAAAAGACTCTCTAAAAGTAGTCGTCGTGCCGGATTGAGCTGATTTTGTAAATTATCGTACTAAACCTATTGACTTTGTATAACAGTGGTGTTAGTTTTTAACATTAAGAAATCCTGCGCTTTGTTTAGGGGAATCTGCCGTGATCCGCAGGCCTTTGCTGGTGAGGTATCGAACTCTTCTCGTATTCTATAGCGACCTGACCCCTCCGGAGGCAGCCTAAAATGGCTTCCCCCGGCACAGGCTGGGGCGCTAGGCGCAGCGTACTGGCGCCGTATTTCGTCTTCAATTTCGTGGCTATTGCTGTCGCTCTTTCGCTGCTGTCATTCGCCGCCATCACCATCGGCCGCGGTGCCATTGAGCGGAACGTGAAAGCCCAGATGGAAAGCGTAGCCGCCCTCAAAGAGCAGCACATACACGAGTGGATAACCCACCTCAGCCATACCTCTTTCTGGATCTCGGGAGATCCGGAAATCCGCAGCGGCGCGCTGGTGCTGACCGGCAGTGAAATTACGCCGGAACAGCGTCTGGAGATCAGTTCGTTCCTCCGTGATGAGTTCCAGCGCGCCGTGAACCTCGGTGACATCAGCCATATCGCCTTGATGGATCTATCAGGGAAAATCATAGTCGCCACGGATCCTGGCTGGGAAGGCTTAAACCGGGCCTCGCAGCCCTATTTTACCGGTGGAAAGCTGCGGCTTTTTGTCTCTGATGTTTTTCAGAGCTCTTTGCTGGGACAACCGGCAATAGTAATCTCATCTCCGATGCAGGACTCTGACGGGGTCGCTTCGGCCGTCCTGGCGATGTACGTTGACCTTACCGAATTGAGCGCCATCATGACCGAGCGCGCCGGGCTGGCCGAGACCGCTGAAACATTCGCCACCAATAGCGACCGCCTGCTCCTCACACAGTTAACCAACCGGCCCGGATCTATCTTTGAGACCGTCATCACCGGCGAAGGCATTACCCGCGCGGTAAACGGCGAGGAGGGCGTCGACCTCTTTGTTGATTACCGCGGCGAACCGGTCATCGGCGCCTATCGCTGGATACCGGAATATCAGATGGCTTTGGTCGCCAAAATAGACCAGGCGGTGGCCTTCGCACCGGTCCGGGATTTGCGCAACCTGGTGATCCTTATCGCAGGCGGGCTTTTCGCCGCAGTGTTGATTTCCGGCGTGTGGTCGGTGCGCCGGACTACGCGCTCCCTGTCCGGCCTGGCGGCTTATGCCGTCAGAATCGGCGCCGGCGATTTTTCTGCTGCGGTCTCGACCGAGGGTGAAAATGAGGTGGCGCTGGTTGCCCAAAATATCAAGGCTATGGTCGACCGCCTTCATCAAACCCAGAATGAACTGGAAGACCTTTACAACGCCGCCCCCTGCGGCTACCATTCGCTCGATGCCGAAGGCCGTTTCACCCGGATCAATGATACCGAACTGCGCTGGCTGGGCTACCGCCGTGAAGAAGTGGTGGGCGTCAAGCGTTTCCCCGACCTGCTGGCCCCGGAAAGCGTCGAGGTATTCAAGCAGAACTTCCCGCGTTTCAAAGAGTCCGGGGCGGTC
Proteins encoded in this region:
- a CDS encoding ATP-binding protein, which translates into the protein MASPGTGWGARRSVLAPYFVFNFVAIAVALSLLSFAAITIGRGAIERNVKAQMESVAALKEQHIHEWITHLSHTSFWISGDPEIRSGALVLTGSEITPEQRLEISSFLRDEFQRAVNLGDISHIALMDLSGKIIVATDPGWEGLNRASQPYFTGGKLRLFVSDVFQSSLLGQPAIVISSPMQDSDGVASAVLAMYVDLTELSAIMTERAGLAETAETFATNSDRLLLTQLTNRPGSIFETVITGEGITRAVNGEEGVDLFVDYRGEPVIGAYRWIPEYQMALVAKIDQAVAFAPVRDLRNLVILIAGGLFAAVLISGVWSVRRTTRSLSGLAAYAVRIGAGDFSAAVSTEGENEVALVAQNIKAMVDRLHQTQNELEDLYNAAPCGYHSLDAEGRFTRINDTELRWLGYRREEVVGVKRFPDLLAPESVEVFKQNFPRFKESGAVKDLEFDLVRRDGSILPVLLSATAVRNDRGEYLSSRSTVIDYTDKKRSRLELETANRSLAAANAELEAFSYSVSHDLRAPLRSIDGFSQALLDDYNSSLDDTGRDYLNRVRAATQRMGHLIDDMLSLSRVTRTEFKLETVDLTSLGFEITNELAAAEPDREVAVSIAPGINVSGDRHLLRVLLHNLLENAWKFTRKTPDARIEFGRAFTDEGVVYSVMDNGAGFDMKYADKLFSPFQRLHAVSEFPGTGVGLAIARRVVSRHRGRIWAQAEPGKGAAVYFTLDINEGGQANGEPLDAAAG
- a CDS encoding alcohol dehydrogenase catalytic domain-containing protein, with the protein product MKVAVYYSNADIRIEDRPVPEIGPGELLIAMKACGICGTDVMEWYRKPRAPRVLGHEMAGEIVQIGDGVTGFRVGDRVFVSHHVPCFNCRYCETGRESACQTLHAGNYDPGGFAEFICIPELNVRHGTFTLPNNISFEEAAMIEPLACAVAGQKRLNVAEGQTILVIGAGISGLCHIRLSVLSGAKVIASDINPARLEKASRMGAAHVLDAAAFSTDRLKELNGGRLADTVIVCAGAEKAATDAFDSVDKRGAILFFAVPPRPLELPSVRFWREEISVLFSYGAATAEIKEALDLIAGGRFAARDMISHVLPLSRITEGFKLVAEAKDSLKVVVVPD